The Chryseolinea soli nucleotide sequence CGCGGCTTTCTTTTTAAATGAATTTTTATTTTTTATTAATTTCTATTGTTATGAAAAGGATCAGGATCAACACCGGCTACATCGGCCTGGTGTTCAAAAATGGCAACTACAAAAAAGTGTTGACCGAAGGCGTGTATTGGCTGTCGTTCAACGAAACGATCATGTTCTATGACATGACCAAGCCCTTCCATCCTTCCCTGGAGCTGAACATCTTGCTGCGCGACCAGGCGTTGGCCGATTTGTTGACCGTTGTGGAAGTGAAGGATACGGAGATCGCCCTGCACTCTGAAAACGGGAACTTCAAAAGCTTGCTGACACCCGGACGCTATGCTTTCTGGAAGGGCGTGGTAGACCACACCTTCGTGAAAGCCGACCTGAGTAAAATCGAAGTAACAGAACCTATCGATGTCAGCACGTTGATGCGAAAAGAGGTGCAGCCCTACATCCGTGTATATGCTGTGGAGTCGTATGAGAAGGGTATCCTGTTCATCGACGGAAAGTTTACCAAGGTGCTGGACACCGGCGTGTACTTCTTCTGGAAGAATCCCGTGGTCGTCACTGTGTTGAAAGCCGACCTGCGTCAATTGCAGTTGGAAGTTTCCGGTCAGGAGATCCTGACCCGCGACAAGGCCGGGCTGCGTTTGAGCTTCTTCGCGCAATACAAAGTGGTGGACATCCTCAAGGCGTTGATCGAGAACAAGGATTATGAAAAGCAACTGTATGTCATCATCCAGCTTTGCTTGCGCGAATTCGTGGGAACGCTTTCCTTAGACGAACTCCTGGAGAAGAAAGAGTCCATCGCCCCCTACATGCTGGAGTCGTTGAAAGACAAAGCTTCTGCATTGGGTATCGAGGTGCGCGACTGCGGGATAAAAGACATTATTTTGCCCGGTGAGATGAAGGAGATCATGAACCAGGTGCTGGTGGCACAGAAGAAAGCCGAGGCCAACGTCATCATGCGTCGTGAGGAGACCGCTTCCACGCGAAGCTTGCTGAACACGGCCAAATTGATGGAGGAGAACACCATGCTGTTCAAATTGAAAGAAATGGAGTACGTCGAAAAGATCGCCGATAAGATCAATAGCATCTCGCTTTCGGGAGGCAACCAGATCATCGATCAGTTGAAAGACATCTTCGTGCCCCGCAAATAAAAAACGTTGTGCGATAGCAGGGCTGTATTCCGGAATACAGCCAATTTTTATTGCGATCGCCAAACGCTAAAACAAAAGAGGGTGTGACAAAACATTTTAAATCCGCCCGTCTTAACTTAACATCGAAAATGAAACTGACAGGAAACGATCTTAAAAAAATAGGATACGCAGAAGGCAAAGCACTTGGCCTTGCCTTGACCATTATTGAAAGAGAATACGCTGCATGGAAACCAGCGGATCAACTCAACTTGCTACAACGCGTGAAAGACGATCCGGCCCGCTATATCCATGACGAAAAGCTTTCGCCTCTCGCAATGGAAATACTGAAACCTGCAGATTCAACCATCGCACTGGAACCTGCCGGTAAGCCCTATAAAATATACGGTGCCGAAGCCATCGAAGAAGGCGCCATCCACCAGATGGATATTGCCTCGCGGCTGCCCATCACCGTTGCCGGCGCGCTCATGCCCGATGCGCACCAAGGCTATGGATTGCCCATCGGCGGCGTGCTGGCCACCAAAAATGCCGTGATCCCTTATGGGGTTGGGGTGGACATTGGTTGCCGGATGTGCCTGACTGTGTATGACCTGCCGGTAACCCTGTTGGAGGACAATAAAGAAGCGTTAAAAAAAATGCTCGTCAACAACACCATGTTCGGGCAGGCTACTTTTAAGCAGCCAAAAGATCACGCCATTTTTGAGCGCGATGAGTTCAGCGACATTGCCGTGGTGAAGGGCTTGAAAGACAAGGCCTGGAGACAGATCGGCTCGTCTGGTGGCGGAAACCATTTTGTGGAGTTCGGCATTGTAGATATCCCGTCCGTTGCAGACGAGTTGGGGCTACAACCTGGAAAATACCTGGCGTTGCTTTCACACTCCGGCTCCCGCGGTTTGGGGGCCACCCTGGCCGCTCACTACACCCGGATCGCCATGGATGTTTGCAAGCTTCCACAAGAAGCCAAGCACCTCGCCTGGCTCGACCTCGACACGGAAGCCGGTCAGGAATACTGGCTTGCCATGAACCTGGCTGGCGATTATGCTTCGGCATGCCACCACCAGATCCACGAGCGGATGGCCGTGGGGCTGCGTTCCAACCCGCTCATGATGGTAGAGAATCATCACAACTTCGCGTGGAAAGAGCAAGATGCGTCCGGTGAGGAAGTTATCGTGCATCGTAAAGGCGCTACGCCTGCAGGCAAGGGAGTGCTCGGGATTATTCCCGGGTCCATGGCCACACCGGGATTTATTGTGAGAGGAAAAGGTGTATCGACATCAATCAACTCCGCATCTCATGGTGCGGGCAGATTGATGTCGCGTACCAAGGCGAAGCAAACGATTTTGCCGGGTCATGTCAACAAAGTGTTGACGGCTGCGGGCGTGGAATTGATTGGTTCGGGTCTTGACGAAGCGCCGATGGCCTACAAGAATATCCACGAAGTGATGGCCTCCCAGCACGAATTGGTAGACGTTTTAGGAACATTCATGCCTAAGATCGTGAGGATGTGCGGTGATGAAAAATTCAAGGAAGTGGACTAACGCTCCCTATCTCCCTGAAATTTTCTCCAGCTTGATAAAGGTGTTTTAAAAACTTCTTTATACTTTTACATCATGAACACAATGCTACACCAAATTAACCAAGCACAGAAGTCGACGGCGCAAGTCCGCGACCCTAAGTGCTATTATGTCCGGAGTAGTATGTTGAGATGATTGATAAGATCAAAGTCATACAGAAAGCCCGGACGCTAAAATGTCCGGGCTTTTTTATTTTAAACCACTTTCATCATGACTGTCGATAGCATACTTAAAACCGTTGAGAAGGAAGCGATCAGCACCTTTTCCCTGCTGGATGGCTGGTTCGATGAAGAACAAGCTGTGTTGGACTACCGCCCGCAAGCGGAGGCGTTGAATGCCCATGAAATATTGGTGCAGTCCATGCTTACGTGCCGCGATTTGATGGAGGAGGTCGACAAGGGCAGTGCACGCGCGCTGGAGTGCGCACAGGAGAACGAAGGGTTCGATTGGAATCAATATACGCTGCTACCGCCGGAGGCGATCGAAGCGCACAGCCGCCCTCATGATCACGCCCGCATGTTGGAGGGCACGATGGCGGGTGACTTCTTCCCTGCGGACGACGTTCGCGTATCCTTGCGCACACAGTTGCTGAAATGCCTGGAGCATCTTGATATGCTGCAAAACGGCGAGGGTGTGCACTATAAGATCTCCTATACCGATTATGGCATCGGCGACCTTGACATCTACCAGTACCTGTATCTCTTGACCCTTTCCGTGAAAGGGCAACTTGACCAGCTGCGTTACAACAAAAAAGAATATTTATCGCTCAAAGCTTAGTGTTTTATGTGGAGGACTTTAT carries:
- a CDS encoding slipin family protein, whose translation is MKRIRINTGYIGLVFKNGNYKKVLTEGVYWLSFNETIMFYDMTKPFHPSLELNILLRDQALADLLTVVEVKDTEIALHSENGNFKSLLTPGRYAFWKGVVDHTFVKADLSKIEVTEPIDVSTLMRKEVQPYIRVYAVESYEKGILFIDGKFTKVLDTGVYFFWKNPVVVTVLKADLRQLQLEVSGQEILTRDKAGLRLSFFAQYKVVDILKALIENKDYEKQLYVIIQLCLREFVGTLSLDELLEKKESIAPYMLESLKDKASALGIEVRDCGIKDIILPGEMKEIMNQVLVAQKKAEANVIMRREETASTRSLLNTAKLMEENTMLFKLKEMEYVEKIADKINSISLSGGNQIIDQLKDIFVPRK
- a CDS encoding RtcB family protein — translated: MKLTGNDLKKIGYAEGKALGLALTIIEREYAAWKPADQLNLLQRVKDDPARYIHDEKLSPLAMEILKPADSTIALEPAGKPYKIYGAEAIEEGAIHQMDIASRLPITVAGALMPDAHQGYGLPIGGVLATKNAVIPYGVGVDIGCRMCLTVYDLPVTLLEDNKEALKKMLVNNTMFGQATFKQPKDHAIFERDEFSDIAVVKGLKDKAWRQIGSSGGGNHFVEFGIVDIPSVADELGLQPGKYLALLSHSGSRGLGATLAAHYTRIAMDVCKLPQEAKHLAWLDLDTEAGQEYWLAMNLAGDYASACHHQIHERMAVGLRSNPLMMVENHHNFAWKEQDASGEEVIVHRKGATPAGKGVLGIIPGSMATPGFIVRGKGVSTSINSASHGAGRLMSRTKAKQTILPGHVNKVLTAAGVELIGSGLDEAPMAYKNIHEVMASQHELVDVLGTFMPKIVRMCGDEKFKEVD